In Prunus dulcis chromosome 2, ALMONDv2, whole genome shotgun sequence, a single genomic region encodes these proteins:
- the LOC117620291 gene encoding UDP-D-xylose:L-fucose alpha-1,3-D-xylosyltransferase MGP4, with translation MSSFLYQRPIHNPLSDPYPISPRSSSNSQKSYSIFSPTALLVLLSLMVVMGVFFPWVGMRESLFSVTKPSISKWRDYTLAQAVSFVAQNGTVIVCAVSQPYLPFLNNWLISITRQKHQDKVLVIAEDYATLYKVNERWPGHAVLVPPALDSQTAHKFGSQGFFNFTSRRPRHLLHILELGYNVMYNDVDMVWLADPFPYLKGKHDVYFTDDMTAVKPLNHSHDLPPPGKKGRTYICSCMIFLRPTSGAKLVMKKWIEEMKDQPWSRAKKANDQPAFNWALDKLANKVDLYLLPQAAFPTGGLYFKNKTWVQETKGMHVIIHNNYILGFEKKIKRFHDYGLWLVDDHALESPLGRI, from the exons ATGTCGTCGTTCTTGTACCAAAGACCAATTCACAATCCACTTTCAGATCCATACCCAATATCCCCGCGCTCGTCGTCAAATTCTCAAAAATCGTATTCGATCTTCAGCCCCACAGCGCTTCTAGTCCTTCTCTCACTCATGGTGGTCATGGGGGTCTTCTTTCCCTGGGTGGGCATGCGAGAGAGCCTATTCTCAGTCACCAAGCCCTCAATCTCAAAGTGGCGGGACTACACATTGGCTCAAGCTGTTTCCTTCGTGGCCCAAAATGGGACTGTGATTGTTTGTGCTGTAAGCCAGCCTTACCTGCCTTTTCTGAACAATTGGTTGATAAGCATTACCAGGCAAAAGCACCAGGACAAGGTGCTTGTGATTGCTGAAGATTATGCTACGCTTTATAAGGTGAATGAGCGGTGGCCGGGCCACGCAGTGCTTGTCCCGCCTGCACTTGATTCTCAAACTGCACATAAGTTTGGTTCTCAG GGATTCTTCAACTTTACTTCCCGAAGGCCACGCCACCTGTTGCACATTTTGGAGCTTGGATACAACGTTATGTACAATGATGTTGATATGGTCTGGTTGGCTGATCCTTTTCCCTATTTGAAAGGGAAACATGATGTGTACTTCACAGATGATATGACTGCA GTCAAACCTCTGAACCACTCTCATGATCTGCCGCCTCCAGGGAAGAAAGGGCGCACTTATATATGCAGCTGTATGATTTTTCTACGTCCAACCAGTGGAGCAAAATTAGTTATGAAGAAGTGGATTGAGGAAATGAAAGATCAACCGTGGTCCAGAGCAAAGAAGGCCAATGATCAGCCTGCTTTTAACTGGGCACTAGACAAACTTGCTAACAAG GTGGATCTCTACCTACTGCCGCAGGCAGCATTCCCAACTGGAGGGTTATACTTCAAGAACAAGACTTGGGTGCAGGAAACTAAAGGGATGCATGTTATAATCCACAACAATTATATCTTGGGTtttgagaagaagataaagCGCTTCCATGATTATGGTCTCTGGTTGGTTGATGATCATGCCCTCGAGTCCCCTCTTGGGAGAATATGA